A section of the Desulfobaccales bacterium genome encodes:
- a CDS encoding metallophosphoesterase has protein sequence MRLAPRNAAKWSRRPLLAALFLGIALVLVWSLASRVLADELPARDFNTMNLKRLANLDHNPLTFVLLGDSRDHGGLFPVLLEEVAREEGVSFVIHLGDLVNRSRLWEYQQFFADLKALKGLPLLAIPGNHELKGEAHLFSQIFGPADLSFRLGDYALVLFNNAAREGFTPARRRWLAQELARHGDARLRLVFLHLPLFDPRPGREKPHAMPAAEARQMLTLLKEGRADHVFAGHIHGYFSGDWEGLPYTISGGAGTALHGRDPRHFFHHYLKVTARGTRLEVTVKPVDFPASPIRYEP, from the coding sequence GTGCGGCTGGCCCCCAGAAACGCCGCGAAGTGGAGCCGCCGGCCCCTGCTGGCGGCCCTATTCCTGGGCATCGCCTTGGTGCTGGTGTGGTCCCTGGCCTCCCGGGTCCTGGCCGATGAGCTCCCGGCCCGGGACTTTAACACGATGAACCTGAAAAGGCTGGCAAATCTTGACCATAACCCCCTAACCTTCGTGCTCCTGGGGGACAGCCGGGACCATGGCGGCCTCTTCCCCGTGCTCCTGGAGGAGGTGGCCCGGGAAGAGGGGGTCTCCTTTGTCATTCACCTGGGTGACCTGGTGAACCGCAGCCGCCTGTGGGAATATCAGCAGTTCTTTGCGGACCTGAAGGCCCTGAAGGGACTGCCCCTGCTGGCGATCCCGGGCAATCATGAGCTCAAAGGGGAGGCTCACCTTTTTAGCCAGATCTTCGGTCCTGCCGACCTGTCTTTCCGCCTGGGGGATTATGCCTTGGTGCTGTTCAACAACGCTGCCCGGGAGGGCTTTACTCCGGCGCGGCGCCGCTGGCTGGCCCAGGAGCTCGCCCGCCATGGCGACGCCCGCCTGCGCCTGGTTTTCCTGCACCTGCCCCTCTTCGATCCCCGGCCGGGCCGGGAAAAACCCCACGCTATGCCGGCGGCGGAGGCGAGGCAGATGCTCACCCTCCTGAAAGAGGGCCGGGCGGACCACGTCTTTGCGGGCCACATCCACGGTTACTTCAGCGGGGATTGGGAGGGTCTGCCTTACACCATCAGCGGCGGCGCCGGCACCGCCCTGCACGGGCGGGACCCCCGGCACTTCTTTCACCACTACCTAAAGGTTACCGCCCGGGGGACACGTTTGGAGGTGACCGTCAAACCGGTGGATTTCCCTGCCTCCCCCATACGCTATGAGCCCTGA
- the pdxA gene encoding 4-hydroxythreonine-4-phosphate dehydrogenase PdxA has translation MSPESFRPLLAVTMGDPVGVGPEIIVLALKDPTIYDYCRPLVLGDLTALTRARDLLAPELALHLVEHPRDGTYTPGTLDLLALSHLDPEDCRFGLPTAAAGAAMVSYILTAIRLCQEGQAHGMVTGPISKMAMHLAGFHYPGHTELLAEKTGAQEVAMMLAGGDFRVVLATIHVALAEVPERLSQEGLVRLIRLTHESLRRDFGLAHPRLAVAALNPHASEGGLFGSEEQEIIIPAVLEAHGAGVAVSGPFPADTLFWRHAQGEFDAVIAMYHDQGLIPLKLLHFMDAVNITLGLPIIRTSVDHGTAYNLAGTGQAHPGSLSAALRMAAHMARRRFRASG, from the coding sequence ATGAGCCCTGAGTCCTTCCGCCCGCTGCTGGCCGTCACCATGGGCGACCCCGTGGGGGTGGGCCCGGAGATCATCGTCCTGGCCCTGAAGGACCCCACCATCTATGATTACTGCCGGCCCCTGGTGCTGGGGGACCTCACCGCCCTCACCCGGGCCCGGGACCTGCTGGCCCCGGAACTGGCCCTGCACTTGGTGGAGCACCCCCGGGACGGCACCTATACCCCGGGCACCCTGGATTTGCTGGCCCTCTCCCACCTGGACCCGGAGGACTGCCGCTTCGGCCTGCCCACCGCGGCGGCCGGCGCCGCCATGGTCTCCTATATCCTCACCGCCATCCGGCTCTGCCAGGAGGGCCAGGCCCACGGCATGGTCACCGGTCCCATCAGCAAGATGGCCATGCACCTGGCGGGTTTCCATTATCCCGGGCACACGGAGCTCTTGGCGGAAAAGACCGGAGCTCAGGAGGTGGCCATGATGCTGGCCGGGGGAGACTTCCGGGTGGTTTTGGCCACCATCCACGTGGCCTTGGCGGAGGTGCCGGAGCGCTTGAGCCAGGAGGGCCTGGTGCGCCTCATCCGCCTCACCCATGAGTCCTTGAGGCGGGACTTCGGCCTTGCCCACCCCCGCCTGGCGGTGGCCGCCCTCAACCCCCACGCCAGCGAGGGGGGGCTCTTTGGCAGCGAGGAACAGGAGATCATCATCCCCGCGGTCCTGGAAGCCCACGGCGCCGGGGTGGCAGTGAGCGGCCCCTTCCCCGCCGACACCCTCTTCTGGCGTCACGCCCAGGGGGAGTTCGACGCGGTCATTGCCATGTATCATGACCAGGGCCTCATCCCCTTGAAACTCCTGCATTTCATGGACGCGGTGAACATCACCCTGGGCCTGCCCATCATCCGCACCTCGGTGGACCACGGCACCGCCTACAACCTGGCGGGCACCGGCCAGGCCCACCCCGGGAGCCTGAGCGCCGCCCTCCGCATGGCCGCCCACATGGCCCGGCGCCGCTTCAGGGCTTCTGGTTAG
- the proC gene encoding pyrroline-5-carboxylate reductase, whose protein sequence is MAAGMAPTPRRLGIVGAGNMGMALVRGLVRAGWVSPENLAVFDPDPAQRRELEELGVRPAADNGEVMRAPAVILAVKPQVTEAVLAEIAPASADRLLISLVAGLTLSRLEEALPSARILRAMPNTPLTVGAGITALAPGSRATAEDLTFARELFQAVGRAVVVEERLLDAVTGLSGSGPAYVAVFIEALADGGVRMGLPRALALELAAQTVVGTAAMVLSQGLHPAVLKDQVASPGGTTIAGLHALEQGGFRGVVMDAVQAATWRARELARR, encoded by the coding sequence ATGGCGGCAGGCATGGCGCCCACACCCCGGCGCCTGGGAATTGTCGGCGCCGGCAACATGGGGATGGCCCTGGTGCGGGGATTGGTGCGAGCCGGGTGGGTGTCCCCCGAGAACCTTGCGGTCTTCGACCCGGACCCGGCCCAGCGTCGGGAGCTGGAGGAGCTGGGAGTCAGGCCGGCGGCCGACAACGGCGAGGTGATGAGGGCTCCCGCGGTCATCCTGGCGGTCAAGCCCCAGGTGACGGAAGCGGTGCTGGCCGAGATCGCCCCGGCCAGCGCCGACCGCCTCCTCATCTCCCTGGTGGCCGGTCTCACCCTCTCCCGGCTGGAGGAGGCCCTGCCCTCTGCCCGGATCCTCCGGGCCATGCCCAACACCCCCCTTACGGTGGGGGCAGGGATCACGGCCCTGGCCCCCGGGAGCCGGGCCACCGCCGAGGACCTGACTTTCGCCCGGGAGCTTTTTCAGGCCGTGGGCCGGGCGGTGGTGGTGGAGGAGCGCCTCTTGGATGCAGTGACCGGCTTAAGCGGCAGCGGTCCGGCCTATGTGGCGGTGTTCATCGAGGCCCTGGCGGACGGTGGGGTGCGCATGGGCCTTCCCCGGGCCCTGGCTTTGGAGCTGGCGGCCCAGACGGTGGTGGGCACCGCCGCCATGGTGCTCTCCCAGGGTCTCCATCCGGCGGTCCTCAAGGACCAGGTGGCCTCCCCCGGGGGCACCACCATCGCCGGCCTCCACGCCCTGGAACAGGGGGGCTTCAGGGGGGTGGTGATGGATGCGGTGCAGGCGGCCACCTGGCGGGCCCGGGAACTGGCCCGGCGCTGA